A DNA window from Megalobrama amblycephala isolate DHTTF-2021 linkage group LG11, ASM1881202v1, whole genome shotgun sequence contains the following coding sequences:
- the LOC125277773 gene encoding LOW QUALITY PROTEIN: creatine kinase B-type-like (The sequence of the model RefSeq protein was modified relative to this genomic sequence to represent the inferred CDS: deleted 1 base in 1 codon): MPFGNTHNQLKMNYTIEQEYPDLSKHNNHMAKVLTLEMYANLRDKQTPSGFTVDDVIQTGVDNPGHPFIMTVGCVAGDEETYEVFKELLDPVIEDRHGGYKPTDKHKTDLNPDNLQGGDDLDPNYVLSSRVRTGRSIRGFCLPPHCSRGERRGIESLSVEALGSLDGDLKGKYYALKDMTEEEQQQLIDDHFLFDKPVSPLLLASGMARDWPDGRGIWHNDNKTFLVWVNEEDHLRVISMQKGGNMKEVFNRFCTGLTKIEELFKEKGHEFMWNEHLGYVLTCPSNLGTGLRGGVHVKLPNVSKHEKFGEILKRLRLQKRGTGGVDTAAVGGVFDISNADRLGFSEVELVQMVVDGVKLLIEMEKRLEAGQSIDDLMPEQK; encoded by the exons ATGCCTTTCGGTAACACTCACAATCAGCTGAAGATGAACTACACCATC GAGCAGGAGTATCCCGACCTCAGCAAGCACAACAACCACATGGCGAAGGTGCTGACGCTTGAGATGTACGCAAACCTTCGGGACAAACAAACTCCCAGCGGATTTACCGTGGATGACGTCATTCAAACCGGAGTTGACAACCCAG ggCATCCTTTCATCATGACGGTGGGCTGTGTTGCTGGAGACGAGGAGACATATGAGGTGTTCAAAGAACTTCTGGATCCCGTCATTGAGGATCGTCATGGTGGATATAAACCCACAGACAAACACAAGACTGACCTGAACCCAGACAACCTCCAG GGCGGAGACGACCTTGACCCCAACTACGTTTTGAGCTCCAGAGTGCGAACTGGCAGGAGCATCCGTGGCTTCTGCCTCCCTCCTCACTGCAGCCGCGGGGAGAGACGCGGCATTGAGAGTCTGTCCGTTGAGG CTTTGGGATCCCTTGATGGCGATCTTAAGGGAAAGTACTATGCCCTCAAGGACATGACAGAGGAGGAGCAGCAGCAGCTGATTGATGACCACTTCCTGTTTGATAAGCCTGTGTCCCCACTGCTGCTGGCCTCTGGGATGGCCCGTGACTGGCCCGATGGCAGAGGGATCTG GCACAATGACAATAAGACATTCCTGGTCTGGGTGAATGAGGAAGACCATCTTCGTGTCATCTCAATGCAGAAAGGTGGCAACATGAAGGAAGTCTTCAATCGCTTCTGCACAGGCCTCACAAag ATTGAGGAATTGTTCAAAGAGAAGGGCCATGAGTTCATGTGGAACGAGCACTTGGGCTACGTCCTAACCTGCCCCTCCAACCTGGGCACAGGGTTGCGTGGTGGCGTTCATGTCAAACTTCCCAACGTCAGTAAGCATGAGAAATTCGGTGAGATCCTCAAGCGACTGAGGCTCCAAAAGCGTGGAACAG GTGGAGTGGACACTGCTGCAGTAGGTGGTGTCTTTGACATCTCCAACGCAGACCGTTTGGGCTTCTCTGAGGTTGAGCTGGTTCAGATGGTGGTGGATGGAGTTAAGCTGCTTATAGAGATGGAGAAACGCCTGGAGGCAGGCCAGTCGATCGATGACCTTATGCCTGAGCAGAAGTGA